Proteins encoded in a region of the Massilia sp. UMI-21 genome:
- a CDS encoding heavy metal translocating P-type ATPase yields the protein MKHELHKHPDHQHGNHGHHSRSGHTAGTMKSGDASGDLASVLAEKPHTDPVCGMKVADKEDRRIEHEGSVYHFCSPKCMDKFRANPAAYLQENDTPVPAEAPAGTIYTCPMHPEIQQPTPGNCPKCGMALEPMMPTLEDEDHPELADFRRRFRWTLPLTITVTLLAMAGHRIFSGGLAYQSWIELVLSTPVVLWAGGPFFLRGAQSIRNRSPNMWTLISLGVSAAYGYSVVATLAPGLFPATFAEHGRIGVYYEAAAVIVSLTLLGQILELRARSQTSAAIKSLLGLAPKTARRIRADGTEEDVELSHVHIGDLLRVRPGEKVPADGTVVEGESAVDEAMLTGEPLPVTKRPGDKVIGATINASGSLIIRSERVGSQTMLSQIVQMVAQAQRSRAPMQRLADVVAGYFVVVVVVIALLTLFGWGLFGPEPSWVYGFVNAVAVLIIACPCALGLATPMSIMAATGRAATQGVLFRDAAAIEAMRKVDTIIVDKTGTLTEGKPAFDRAIPAAGFQEEDVLQVAASIDQGSEHPLAHAIVAEARRRNLALDKPETFESSSGIGVRGKLKGQQVALGNTALMDIEKVDWRPLQPAAEDLRQVGASVMYLALQGKLVGLIAVSDPIKQTTPEALATLRDAGMTVVMATGDGVTTAKAVAAKLGIAEVHGEVKPRDKLALVERLQQQGRVVAMAGDGINDAPALAKANVGIAMGTGTDVAINSAHVTLIKGDLRTIASSRLLSLETVRNMRQNLGFAFVYNALGIPLAAGVLYPFTGQLLSPMIAALAMSLSSVSVIGNALRLRGTAGGTKETG from the coding sequence ATGAAACACGAGTTGCATAAGCATCCTGACCACCAGCACGGAAACCATGGTCACCATTCCCGTTCTGGACACACGGCCGGGACAATGAAGTCAGGTGATGCATCGGGCGACCTGGCGTCCGTGTTAGCTGAGAAACCACACACCGACCCGGTATGCGGGATGAAAGTGGCGGATAAGGAAGATCGGCGGATCGAGCACGAGGGTAGCGTTTATCACTTCTGTAGCCCGAAGTGTATGGACAAATTCCGCGCCAACCCGGCAGCCTATCTGCAGGAAAATGACACGCCTGTGCCTGCTGAAGCACCTGCGGGAACGATCTATACCTGCCCGATGCACCCCGAGATCCAACAGCCCACGCCCGGAAACTGCCCGAAGTGCGGTATGGCGTTGGAGCCCATGATGCCGACGCTTGAGGACGAAGATCATCCGGAGCTCGCCGACTTCCGGCGCCGGTTTCGCTGGACCTTGCCGTTGACGATCACAGTCACCCTGCTTGCCATGGCAGGGCACCGCATCTTCAGCGGTGGCCTGGCGTATCAAAGCTGGATTGAGCTCGTCCTCAGTACACCGGTCGTGCTTTGGGCCGGGGGGCCATTCTTCCTGCGCGGTGCCCAGTCGATCAGGAACCGCAGCCCCAACATGTGGACTCTGATCAGTCTCGGAGTGAGCGCCGCCTACGGGTACAGCGTCGTCGCGACCCTCGCGCCCGGATTGTTCCCTGCGACGTTCGCCGAGCACGGCCGTATTGGCGTCTACTACGAGGCGGCCGCAGTGATCGTATCGTTGACCCTGCTAGGCCAGATCCTGGAGCTGCGCGCCCGCTCACAGACCTCGGCAGCCATCAAATCCCTGCTTGGCCTCGCGCCTAAAACAGCCCGCCGTATACGAGCGGACGGAACCGAGGAGGATGTCGAGCTTTCGCATGTCCATATCGGCGACCTGCTGCGCGTGCGGCCTGGCGAGAAGGTGCCGGCCGACGGCACCGTTGTCGAGGGCGAAAGCGCGGTGGACGAAGCGATGCTTACCGGCGAACCGCTACCGGTGACGAAGCGGCCGGGGGACAAGGTCATCGGTGCGACGATCAATGCCAGCGGCAGCCTGATCATTCGCTCCGAACGAGTAGGATCGCAGACGATGCTCTCCCAGATTGTTCAAATGGTGGCTCAGGCTCAGCGCTCCCGGGCCCCCATGCAGCGGCTGGCGGACGTCGTGGCCGGCTATTTCGTGGTCGTGGTCGTCGTTATCGCACTGCTTACCTTGTTCGGTTGGGGTCTATTCGGGCCCGAACCCAGCTGGGTCTACGGATTCGTCAATGCCGTCGCGGTCCTGATCATCGCGTGTCCCTGTGCGCTCGGCCTGGCGACGCCGATGTCGATCATGGCGGCGACAGGCCGTGCTGCTACCCAGGGGGTCCTGTTCCGGGATGCCGCAGCGATCGAAGCGATGCGCAAGGTCGATACCATCATCGTCGACAAGACAGGCACGCTCACGGAAGGCAAGCCAGCCTTTGACCGCGCCATTCCTGCCGCCGGATTCCAGGAGGAAGATGTTCTTCAGGTTGCAGCCAGTATCGACCAGGGTAGCGAACATCCGCTGGCCCATGCGATCGTCGCCGAGGCCCGCCGGCGCAACCTCGCCTTGGACAAGCCTGAAACCTTCGAGTCCTCAAGCGGTATTGGCGTGCGAGGAAAGTTGAAGGGGCAGCAGGTAGCCCTGGGCAATACGGCACTCATGGATATCGAGAAGGTCGATTGGCGACCCTTGCAGCCTGCCGCGGAAGACCTTCGGCAAGTGGGCGCAAGCGTCATGTATCTGGCGTTGCAAGGCAAGCTCGTCGGACTCATCGCCGTGTCCGACCCAATCAAGCAGACTACTCCCGAAGCTTTGGCAACGCTTCGTGACGCGGGAATGACGGTCGTGATGGCAACCGGTGACGGTGTCACCACTGCGAAAGCAGTCGCGGCGAAGCTGGGAATCGCTGAGGTCCATGGCGAGGTCAAGCCTCGGGATAAACTGGCCCTGGTAGAGCGACTGCAGCAGCAGGGACGGGTGGTGGCAATGGCTGGCGATGGCATTAACGACGCACCTGCGCTGGCGAAAGCCAACGTCGGCATCGCAATGGGGACGGGTACGGATGTCGCCATCAACTCTGCGCACGTTACCCTGATCAAAGGCGACCTGAGGACGATTGCAAGCTCCCGCCTGCTGTCGCTCGAGACCGTGCGCAACATGCGGCAGAACCTCGGCTTTGCATTCGTCTACAACGCGCTTGGGATTCCGCTCGCCGCGGGCGTTCTTTATCCTTTCACCGGGCAACTGCTGTCGCCGATGATCGCCGCCCTGGCGATGAGCCTCAGTTCAGTATCGGTGATCGGGAACGCATTGCGGTTGCGTGGGACGGCTGGCGGAACGAAGGAAACAGGATAA
- a CDS encoding DUF305 domain-containing protein, with amino-acid sequence METAAKKLNRITVFRQSRAVIRNTALGLSALVASAGLAHADGPGRGNTAQFERNYLVFIINHHYSALRMTELASGTDPMRDAQVVAPQEGTSPTPGFSATPPKASDDEIRSMARMGNRVQREEIGRAQHFLREWYGVHYHPQLTAEGRRMIASLEATPAGAQFNQAFLRSFSSHHFSALAPSVHCMVKSDLDHDGLRRYCENIVIVQKNGINDMREKLCKQYSDCGFVPMNGDKRKHNEL; translated from the coding sequence ATGGAAACCGCAGCCAAGAAACTGAACCGCATCACTGTCTTTCGTCAATCCCGGGCAGTGATCCGCAACACTGCACTAGGTCTGAGCGCGCTGGTCGCCAGCGCTGGCCTCGCACATGCCGACGGGCCAGGCAGGGGCAACACCGCACAGTTCGAGAGAAACTACCTGGTATTCATCATCAACCATCACTATTCGGCGCTACGCATGACCGAGCTCGCTTCTGGTACTGATCCGATGCGCGATGCGCAGGTCGTTGCCCCGCAAGAAGGCACATCGCCGACACCCGGGTTCAGCGCGACTCCGCCCAAGGCGAGCGATGACGAAATCAGGTCGATGGCGCGCATGGGAAACCGCGTACAGCGGGAGGAAATAGGCCGTGCCCAGCACTTTTTACGGGAATGGTATGGCGTCCACTATCATCCCCAGCTCACGGCCGAGGGACGTCGGATGATTGCCAGCCTGGAGGCCACGCCTGCCGGCGCGCAGTTCAACCAGGCCTTCCTGCGGTCTTTCAGCAGCCACCACTTCAGTGCACTGGCGCCGAGTGTGCACTGCATGGTCAAGAGCGATCTTGATCATGACGGATTACGCCGGTACTGCGAGAACATCGTGATCGTTCAGAAGAACGGGATCAATGACATGCGGGAAAAGCTGTGCAAGCAGTATTCCGACTGCGGCTTCGTTCCAATGAACGGGGACAAGCGCAAGCATAACGAGCTCTAA